Proteins found in one Pectobacterium atrosepticum genomic segment:
- a CDS encoding 4-(cytidine 5'-diphospho)-2-C-methyl-D-erythritol kinase: protein MQPTVIETWPAPAKLNLFLYITGQRQDGYHLLQTLFQFLDYGDTLTIRPRNDDQINLLTPIDGVENEQNLIIRAARLLQQHCERRNIRPAQFGANIHIEKCLPMGGGLGGGSSNAATVLVALNHLWQSGLNVDTLAELGLQLGADVPVFIRGYAAFAEGIGEQLTPANPPEKWYLVAHPSISIATPLIFGDPELTRNSPVRDLETLLNQTFVNDCEAIARKRFREVEQLLSWLLEYAPARLTGTGACVFAEFDTEFAARQVLDQAPEWLNGFVARGVNVSPLQRRLSGQR from the coding sequence ATGCAACCGACGGTTATCGAAACATGGCCTGCTCCCGCCAAACTGAATCTGTTTCTTTATATTACAGGTCAGAGGCAGGACGGGTATCACCTGCTGCAAACGCTATTTCAGTTTCTGGATTACGGCGACACGCTGACAATTCGACCGCGTAATGATGACCAGATTAACCTGCTTACCCCCATAGACGGTGTAGAGAACGAGCAAAACTTGATCATCCGCGCCGCACGCTTATTACAGCAGCACTGCGAACGCCGTAATATTCGCCCTGCACAGTTTGGTGCAAACATTCATATCGAAAAGTGCCTACCAATGGGCGGTGGATTGGGCGGCGGTTCATCCAATGCGGCCACCGTGTTGGTCGCCCTTAATCATTTGTGGCAAAGTGGTCTAAACGTTGATACGTTGGCCGAATTGGGACTGCAACTGGGTGCGGATGTTCCTGTGTTTATCCGTGGGTATGCTGCCTTCGCAGAAGGCATTGGCGAACAGCTAACACCGGCGAATCCGCCAGAAAAATGGTATCTGGTGGCACACCCTAGCATTAGCATTGCCACACCGTTGATTTTCGGCGATCCTGAACTGACGCGTAATTCGCCAGTTCGTGATTTAGAAACTTTATTAAACCAGACCTTCGTCAATGATTGTGAAGCTATCGCAAGAAAACGTTTTCGTGAGGTTGAACAGCTACTTTCATGGCTGCTAGAATATGCCCCGGCGCGCCTGACTGGAACGGGGGCTTGTGTGTTTGCAGAGTTTGACACCGAGTTCGCAGCCCGTCAGGTGCTTGACCAGGCCCCGGAATGGTTAAACGGTTTCGTAGCACGAGGCGTTAACGTCTCTCCGCTACAACGTAGACTTTCTGGGCAACGTTAG
- a CDS encoding aminoacyl-tRNA hydrolase produces MSSIKLIVGLANPGAEYAATRHNAGAWFVDRLAESYRQSLKEESKFFGYTSRLNLAGQDVRLLVPTTFMNLSGKAVAAMATFYRIQPDEILVAHDELDLLPGIAKLKLGGGHGGHNGLKDIISKLGNNPNFHRLRIGIGHPGDKSKVTGFVLGKPPMSEQTLIDEAIDEAVRCTEILMKEDMIKAMNRLHAFKAA; encoded by the coding sequence GTGAGCAGCATTAAATTAATTGTCGGCCTGGCTAATCCTGGCGCGGAATATGCCGCCACTCGTCATAATGCGGGTGCCTGGTTTGTCGATCGTCTGGCTGAGTCTTATCGCCAGTCGCTAAAAGAAGAAAGCAAATTTTTCGGTTACACCTCCCGTCTGAACCTGGCTGGGCAAGATGTACGTCTGCTGGTTCCCACCACGTTCATGAACCTAAGCGGAAAAGCCGTCGCGGCAATGGCCACCTTCTACCGCATCCAGCCCGATGAAATTCTGGTTGCACACGATGAACTGGATTTATTACCGGGGATTGCCAAACTTAAACTGGGTGGCGGACACGGCGGTCATAACGGGCTTAAAGACATCATCAGTAAATTGGGTAATAACCCTAACTTCCATCGTTTGCGCATTGGTATCGGTCATCCGGGTGATAAAAGTAAAGTGACCGGTTTTGTGTTGGGTAAGCCACCGATGAGCGAGCAGACTCTGATCGACGAGGCCATTGACGAAGCCGTGCGCTGCACAGAAATTCTTATGAAAGAAGACATGATAAAAGCGATGAATCGCTTACATGCTTTCAAAGCGGCATAA
- a CDS encoding glutamyl-tRNA reductase has product MTLLALGINHKTAPVSLRERVVFSQDKLGVALDSLLQQPLVQGGVVLSTCNRTELYLSVDEQENQREQLIRWLCEYHQLRPEEVNSSLYWHQGNAAVSHLMRVASGLDSLVLGEPQILGQVKKAFAESQRGHSLSSELERLFQKSFTVAKRVRTETDIGASAVSVAFAACTLARQIFESLADVTVLLVGAGETIELVARYLRDHNVQKMVIANRTRERAQALATEVGAEVITLAELDEQLVHADIVISSTASTLPIIGKGMMERTLKARRNQPMLMVDIAVPRDIEPEVGKLPNVYLYSVDDLHAIIQHNLAQRKAAAVQAESIVQQESSDFMAWLRAQSAVETIRDYRAQADELRAEMTAKALAAIQQGNDVEAVIQELTHRLTNRLIHAPTKSLQQAARDGDQNRLQILRDSLGLD; this is encoded by the coding sequence ATGACCCTGCTTGCGCTTGGTATTAATCACAAAACCGCCCCCGTTTCTTTGCGTGAACGCGTTGTGTTCTCACAAGATAAACTCGGGGTGGCCCTCGATAGTCTGTTACAGCAACCGCTGGTGCAGGGCGGTGTTGTGCTGTCTACCTGCAATCGCACGGAACTCTACCTTAGCGTTGACGAACAGGAAAATCAGCGTGAGCAGTTGATTCGCTGGCTGTGCGAATATCATCAATTGCGCCCGGAAGAAGTCAACAGCAGCCTATATTGGCATCAGGGCAACGCTGCTGTTAGCCATCTCATGCGCGTTGCCAGTGGTCTGGATTCTCTGGTGTTAGGCGAACCGCAAATTTTAGGGCAGGTGAAGAAGGCGTTTGCCGAATCACAGCGTGGCCATTCCTTGTCCAGCGAACTGGAGCGGTTGTTCCAGAAATCCTTTACCGTCGCCAAGCGTGTTCGTACAGAAACGGATATCGGTGCCAGCGCGGTGTCGGTGGCGTTTGCTGCTTGTACGCTGGCGCGACAGATTTTTGAATCACTGGCCGATGTCACTGTGCTGCTGGTCGGTGCTGGAGAAACCATTGAACTGGTCGCTCGCTATCTTCGAGATCACAACGTTCAGAAAATGGTGATCGCGAACCGAACCCGTGAACGCGCACAGGCATTGGCAACAGAAGTGGGCGCAGAAGTCATCACCTTGGCTGAGTTGGACGAACAGCTCGTTCATGCTGATATCGTGATCAGTTCAACGGCAAGCACGCTGCCGATTATCGGAAAAGGGATGATGGAACGGACGCTGAAGGCGAGACGGAATCAGCCTATGCTGATGGTAGATATTGCGGTTCCACGTGATATTGAGCCAGAAGTGGGCAAATTGCCGAACGTTTATCTCTACAGTGTGGACGATCTGCATGCGATTATTCAGCATAATCTTGCGCAGCGCAAAGCGGCGGCGGTGCAGGCTGAATCTATCGTGCAGCAGGAAAGCTCCGATTTCATGGCGTGGCTGCGTGCGCAGTCCGCGGTGGAAACGATTCGCGATTATCGCGCTCAGGCCGATGAGCTGCGTGCGGAAATGACGGCCAAAGCGCTGGCTGCCATTCAGCAAGGCAATGACGTTGAGGCGGTGATTCAGGAATTGACACACCGTTTAACTAATCGTCTGATTCACGCGCCGACCAAATCCCTTCAGCAAGCCGCTCGTGACGGCGACCAAAACCGGTTACAAATTTTACGTGACAGCCTTGGGCTGGACTAG
- the lolB gene encoding lipoprotein localization protein LolB, whose amino-acid sequence MPTKTVRCLRLLPLASLLLAACSVNQPTQTGKSPTSPEWQKHQQKVQQLTQYQTRGAFAYISDSKRVSANFFWQDTPPQRYRLLLTNPLGSTELELRAQPDGVQITDNQGKRYVGKDAEYMIQQLTGMAIPLNNLRQWILGIPGDATEFTLDERYLLKTITYRQGNQNWDVSYQSYNTELTPPLPTSLELVQGEQRIKLKMNNWMVK is encoded by the coding sequence ATGCCAACCAAAACCGTCCGATGCCTGCGTTTACTGCCTTTAGCCAGCCTATTGCTAGCCGCCTGTAGCGTTAATCAACCAACACAAACGGGTAAAAGCCCAACCTCGCCAGAGTGGCAAAAACATCAACAAAAAGTACAGCAACTCACCCAATATCAAACGCGCGGCGCTTTTGCCTATATCTCCGATAGCAAAAGAGTATCAGCCAATTTTTTCTGGCAGGACACGCCTCCGCAGCGTTATAGACTGTTGCTGACCAACCCGCTCGGCAGCACCGAATTAGAACTGCGCGCCCAGCCCGACGGCGTGCAAATCACCGACAATCAAGGCAAACGTTACGTAGGTAAAGATGCCGAGTACATGATTCAGCAACTGACCGGCATGGCGATCCCGCTGAATAATCTGCGTCAATGGATCCTCGGCATACCGGGTGATGCGACCGAATTCACATTGGATGAACGCTATCTGCTAAAAACCATCACCTATCGTCAGGGCAATCAAAACTGGGATGTCAGCTATCAGAGCTACAACACCGAGTTGACGCCCCCGCTTCCAACCAGTCTGGAATTGGTTCAGGGCGAACAGCGAATTAAGCTGAAGATGAATAACTGGATGGTTAAATAG
- the prmC gene encoding peptide chain release factor N(5)-glutamine methyltransferase, producing MTYQDWLISATEQLAAGESPKRDAEILLGFVTGKSRTFLLAFGETELSAAEQQPLTELLARREQGEPIAYLIGVREFWSLPLAVSPATLIPRPDTECLVEQALLRLPQTPCSVLDLGTGTGAIALALASERRDCRVIGVDLQPDAVALATKNAQQLKLDNARFLPGSWYSPLEHMRFALIVSNPPYIDVDDVHLAQGDVRFEPASALIAADNGLADLRAIIESAPHYLDAGGWLLLEHGWQQGDAVRRLLQVRGFTQIETYQDYGGNDRVSLGRWLDTINY from the coding sequence ATGACGTATCAGGATTGGTTAATCTCTGCGACGGAGCAACTCGCAGCGGGTGAAAGCCCGAAGCGAGATGCGGAAATTCTGTTGGGCTTTGTGACCGGCAAGTCTCGCACGTTCTTGCTAGCGTTTGGTGAAACCGAGTTGAGCGCGGCTGAACAGCAGCCGTTAACTGAACTGTTGGCGCGCCGTGAACAGGGAGAACCTATCGCTTATTTGATCGGCGTGCGCGAGTTCTGGTCACTGCCGCTGGCCGTCTCGCCCGCCACGCTGATTCCCCGTCCCGATACCGAATGCTTGGTCGAGCAAGCGTTGTTGCGCCTGCCTCAAACGCCGTGTTCCGTGCTGGATTTGGGCACTGGAACCGGCGCGATCGCGCTGGCGTTGGCCAGCGAGCGACGTGATTGCCGGGTGATTGGTGTTGACCTTCAACCGGACGCGGTTGCGTTAGCGACAAAAAATGCCCAGCAATTGAAGCTCGACAACGCCCGTTTTTTGCCTGGAAGCTGGTATTCACCGCTCGAACACATGCGCTTTGCGCTTATCGTCAGTAATCCTCCGTATATCGATGTTGATGATGTGCATCTGGCGCAGGGGGATGTTCGCTTTGAACCTGCCAGCGCACTGATTGCTGCCGACAACGGGTTGGCGGATTTACGCGCCATTATTGAATCCGCCCCGCATTATTTAGATGCCGGTGGGTGGCTGCTGTTGGAACACGGCTGGCAGCAGGGGGACGCCGTGCGTCGACTGTTGCAGGTACGAGGATTTACACAGATAGAAACTTATCAGGATTATGGTGGCAATGACCGTGTGTCGTTAGGGCGCTGGTTGGATACCATCAATTATTAG
- a CDS encoding tetratricopeptide repeat-containing protein, producing MSAIADFEFNQSLLSDGVVLVSQAIRRDFPAQDVRQNLQQLVESARAVIPDGLEQDLQLEKLIELFYHTWGFGGAGGVYRLSDALWLDQVLESRQGMPVSLGIIFLHIANELGLPLMPVIFPTQLILRADWLDEEMWLINPLNGDTLSEHVLEVWLKGNIGPSTRLLDEDLDEAENVMIVRKMLDTLKVALMEEKQMELALRASEAVLQFDPDDPYEIRDRGLIYAQLDCDHIALSDLNYFVEQCPEDPVSEMIKVQIHSIEQKQIVLH from the coding sequence ATGAGTGCTATTGCTGATTTTGAATTCAACCAGTCACTGCTAAGTGATGGTGTCGTGTTGGTTTCACAGGCTATTCGCCGCGACTTTCCCGCTCAGGATGTGCGGCAAAATCTGCAACAGCTGGTTGAGAGCGCCCGAGCCGTTATTCCTGACGGCCTTGAGCAAGATCTTCAGCTTGAAAAACTGATTGAGCTGTTTTATCACACCTGGGGATTCGGCGGTGCCGGCGGTGTTTATCGCCTGTCTGATGCACTATGGCTGGATCAGGTGCTGGAATCTCGCCAGGGCATGCCCGTGTCGCTTGGCATTATCTTCCTGCATATCGCAAACGAACTCGGCCTGCCGCTGATGCCGGTGATTTTCCCGACGCAGTTGATTTTGCGTGCTGACTGGCTCGATGAAGAGATGTGGCTGATCAATCCGCTCAATGGCGATACGCTGAGTGAGCATGTGCTGGAAGTCTGGCTGAAAGGTAACATCGGTCCTTCAACCCGTTTGTTGGATGAAGATCTGGATGAAGCAGAAAATGTCATGATCGTGCGTAAAATGCTCGATACGTTGAAAGTTGCTCTGATGGAAGAAAAACAGATGGAACTGGCGTTGAGAGCCAGTGAAGCTGTGCTGCAATTTGACCCGGACGATCCGTATGAAATTCGCGATCGCGGCCTGATTTATGCTCAACTGGATTGCGACCATATCGCGCTGTCCGATCTCAACTATTTCGTTGAACAGTGCCCGGAAGATCCAGTGAGTGAAATGATAAAAGTACAGATTCACTCGATAGAGCAAAAACAGATTGTCTTGCATTAA
- the prfA gene encoding peptide chain release factor 1 has protein sequence MKPSIVAKLEALQERHEEVQALLGEPSVIADMDRFRALSREYAQLTDITRCFQQWQQAQEDQQTAEMMLDDPEMRDMAQEELKEGKAAIEALEQELQVLLLPKDPDDERGCFLEVRAGTGGDEAAIFAGDLFRMYSRYAESRRWRVEVMSASDGEHGGYKEVIAKISGDGVYGQLKFESGGHRVQRVPATESQGRIHTSACTVAVMAAVPEAELPDINPSDLRIDTFRSSGAGGQHVNTTDSAIRITHLPTGIVVECQDERSQHKNKAKALSVLGARIRAAEIHKRQQEEASTRRNLLGSGDRSDRIRTYNFPQGRVTDHRINLTLYRLDEVMEGKLDALIQPVVQEYQADQLAALSEQE, from the coding sequence ATGAAGCCTTCTATTGTTGCTAAACTGGAAGCGTTACAAGAACGCCACGAAGAAGTCCAGGCGTTACTCGGTGAGCCCAGCGTCATCGCTGACATGGATCGCTTTCGCGCGTTGTCGCGAGAATATGCACAGCTCACTGATATTACCCGCTGTTTCCAGCAATGGCAGCAGGCGCAAGAGGATCAGCAGACCGCAGAAATGATGCTGGACGATCCAGAAATGCGCGATATGGCGCAGGAAGAACTGAAAGAGGGTAAAGCGGCGATTGAAGCACTGGAGCAGGAGCTTCAGGTGCTGTTGTTGCCGAAAGACCCCGACGATGAACGCGGCTGTTTTCTGGAAGTGCGTGCCGGAACGGGTGGGGACGAAGCCGCGATTTTTGCTGGCGACCTGTTCCGCATGTACAGCCGTTATGCTGAATCACGCCGCTGGCGCGTGGAAGTTATGAGTGCCAGCGATGGTGAACATGGCGGTTATAAAGAAGTGATTGCCAAAATCTCCGGTGACGGTGTGTACGGCCAGCTCAAGTTTGAATCCGGCGGTCATCGCGTACAGCGCGTTCCTGCTACTGAATCTCAGGGGCGAATTCATACATCGGCCTGTACGGTCGCTGTCATGGCGGCAGTGCCGGAAGCGGAACTGCCGGACATCAACCCTTCGGATTTACGCATCGATACCTTCCGCTCTTCTGGCGCGGGCGGTCAGCACGTTAACACCACCGACTCCGCCATTCGTATTACCCACTTGCCAACCGGTATTGTTGTGGAATGTCAGGACGAACGTTCACAGCACAAGAACAAAGCTAAAGCGTTGTCAGTGTTGGGCGCGCGTATTCGTGCGGCAGAAATCCATAAACGTCAGCAGGAAGAAGCGTCAACACGCCGTAACCTGCTTGGCAGTGGCGATCGTTCCGACCGTATCCGCACCTACAATTTCCCACAGGGAAGGGTGACCGATCACCGTATTAACCTGACGCTTTACCGACTGGATGAAGTCATGGAAGGGAAACTGGACGCGCTGATTCAGCCAGTAGTACAGGAATATCAGGCCGATCAGCTTGCTGCGTTGTCCGAGCAGGAATAA
- the ychF gene encoding redox-regulated ATPase YchF, whose product MGFKCGIVGLPNVGKSTLFNALTKAGIEAANFPFCTIEPNTGVVPMPDPRLDKLAEIVKPQRILPTTMEFVDIAGLVKGASKGEGLGNQFLTNIRETEAIGHVVRCFENDNIIHVNNKVDPADDIEVINTELALSDLDTCERAIHRVQKRAKGGDKDAKAELAALEKCLPQLENAGMLRSLDLSDDDKAAIRYLSFLTLKPTMYIANVNEDGFENNPYLDKVREIAVAEGSVVVAVCAAVESDIAEMDDADREEFMTELGLEEPGLNRVIRAGYELLNLQTYFTAGVKEVRAWTIPVGATAPQAAGKIHTDFEKGFIRAQTIAYEDFITYKGEQGAKEAGKMRSEGKDYIVKDGDVMNFLFNV is encoded by the coding sequence ATGGGATTCAAATGCGGTATCGTTGGGCTGCCTAACGTCGGTAAATCCACTCTGTTCAATGCGCTGACCAAAGCCGGCATCGAAGCAGCCAACTTCCCGTTTTGTACCATCGAGCCGAACACCGGCGTAGTGCCGATGCCCGATCCACGTCTGGACAAGCTGGCTGAAATCGTTAAGCCGCAGCGCATCCTCCCTACCACCATGGAATTTGTTGATATCGCTGGTCTGGTAAAAGGCGCGTCCAAAGGTGAAGGTTTGGGTAATCAGTTTCTGACCAACATCCGTGAAACGGAAGCCATTGGCCACGTTGTACGCTGCTTCGAGAACGACAACATCATCCACGTCAATAATAAAGTTGATCCGGCTGATGACATCGAAGTCATCAATACTGAATTAGCACTGTCTGATCTCGATACCTGCGAACGTGCCATTCATCGAGTGCAGAAGAGAGCTAAAGGCGGCGATAAAGATGCTAAAGCTGAGCTGGCTGCACTGGAGAAATGCTTACCGCAGTTGGAAAACGCTGGCATGCTGCGCTCGCTGGATTTAAGCGATGATGATAAAGCAGCCATCCGCTACCTGAGCTTCCTGACGCTGAAGCCAACGATGTATATCGCCAACGTCAACGAAGACGGTTTCGAGAATAACCCTTACCTCGATAAAGTGCGTGAAATCGCTGTTGCTGAAGGTTCTGTCGTCGTAGCCGTCTGTGCCGCCGTTGAATCAGACATTGCAGAAATGGATGATGCCGATCGTGAAGAATTCATGACCGAGTTAGGTTTGGAAGAACCGGGTCTGAACCGCGTTATCCGCGCAGGCTATGAACTGCTGAACCTGCAAACCTACTTTACCGCTGGCGTGAAAGAAGTTCGCGCATGGACAATCCCTGTCGGCGCCACCGCCCCACAGGCCGCAGGTAAAATTCACACCGACTTTGAAAAAGGCTTCATCCGCGCACAAACTATCGCCTATGAAGACTTCATCACTTACAAAGGTGAACAAGGCGCGAAAGAAGCCGGAAAAATGCGTTCGGAAGGCAAAGATTACATCGTAAAAGATGGCGACGTGATGAACTTCCTGTTTAACGTCTAA
- the kdsA gene encoding 3-deoxy-8-phosphooctulonate synthase, producing the protein MTNKVVKIGDIPVANDLPFVLFGGMNVLESRDLAMRICEHYVTVTQKLGIPYVFKASFDKANRSSIHSYRGPGLEEGMKIFQELKQTFGVKIITDVHDSHQAQPVADVVDVIQLPAFLARQTDLVEAMAKTGAVINVKKPQFVSPGQMGNIVDKFIEGGNDQIILCDRGSNFGYDNLVVDMLGFNVMKHASNGSPVIFDVTHALQCRDPFGAASGGRRGQVTELARAGMAVGLAGLFIEAHPDPANAKCDGPSALPLDKLEPFLQQIKAIDDLVKSFPELDTSN; encoded by the coding sequence ATGACGAATAAAGTGGTCAAGATAGGGGATATCCCCGTTGCCAACGACTTGCCTTTTGTGCTGTTTGGCGGCATGAATGTTCTTGAATCACGCGATCTGGCGATGCGCATTTGTGAGCATTACGTCACGGTCACGCAGAAGTTGGGCATTCCTTACGTGTTCAAGGCGTCATTCGATAAGGCTAACCGTTCTTCGATTCACTCTTACCGTGGTCCTGGTCTGGAAGAAGGGATGAAAATCTTCCAAGAATTGAAACAGACCTTTGGCGTAAAAATTATCACTGACGTACATGACTCGCATCAGGCGCAGCCCGTTGCTGATGTGGTTGATGTGATCCAGCTTCCTGCGTTTTTAGCACGCCAAACCGATCTGGTGGAAGCGATGGCGAAAACCGGTGCGGTGATCAACGTTAAAAAACCGCAGTTCGTCAGCCCTGGTCAAATGGGTAACATCGTCGATAAGTTTATCGAAGGTGGCAACGATCAGATTATTCTGTGCGATCGCGGCAGCAATTTCGGTTACGACAATCTGGTTGTTGATATGTTGGGCTTCAATGTCATGAAGCACGCTTCCAACGGCTCACCCGTGATTTTTGACGTTACGCATGCGTTACAGTGCCGCGACCCGTTTGGTGCGGCGTCCGGTGGCCGTCGCGGGCAGGTAACCGAGCTGGCGCGTGCTGGCATGGCAGTCGGTCTGGCGGGGCTATTTATTGAAGCTCACCCCGATCCAGCTAACGCGAAGTGTGATGGTCCGTCCGCGCTGCCGCTGGATAAACTGGAGCCGTTCCTGCAACAGATCAAAGCGATTGACGATCTAGTGAAAAGCTTCCCAGAACTGGATACCAGTAACTAA
- a CDS encoding siroheme synthase translates to MDVITLYPATIYLHLATVGISISLFVIRFFWLCRQSALLQQRWVKILPHINDTLLLISGIGLIILSHTYPFTPEQSWLTEKLFGVIIYILLGAIALGKRPRSQKVRWLAFVSALLCFGVVVLLALTQSPLLME, encoded by the coding sequence ATGGACGTGATAACTCTTTACCCAGCCACGATATATCTTCATCTGGCAACGGTTGGCATCAGTATTTCCCTGTTTGTCATCCGTTTTTTCTGGCTATGTCGGCAATCGGCTTTACTGCAACAGCGCTGGGTTAAAATTCTGCCGCATATTAACGATACCTTGTTATTGATCAGCGGTATTGGTTTAATCATTCTGAGTCACACTTATCCGTTTACGCCCGAGCAAAGCTGGCTGACGGAAAAACTGTTTGGCGTTATCATTTATATCCTTCTTGGCGCTATTGCCTTGGGGAAACGCCCCCGTAGCCAGAAAGTTCGCTGGCTGGCGTTTGTATCTGCTTTACTATGCTTTGGTGTGGTTGTGCTGCTGGCACTGACCCAGTCACCGTTGCTGATGGAATAA
- a CDS encoding ribose-phosphate pyrophosphokinase — protein MPDMKLFAGNAIPELAQRIANRLYTSLGDAAVGRFSDGEVSVQINENVRGGDIFIIQSTCAPTNDNLMELVVMVDALRRASAGRITAVIPYFGYARQDRRVRSARVPITAKVVADFLSSVGVDRVLTVDLHAEQIQGFFDVPVDNVFGSPILLEDMLQQNLENPIVVSPDIGGVVRARAIAKLLNDTDMAIIDKRRPRANVSQVMHIIGDVAGRDCVLVDDMIDTGGTLCKAAEALKERGAKRVFAYATHPIFSGNAYENIKNSVIDEVIVCDTIPLAENIRSLPNVRTLTLSGMLAEAIRRISNEESISAMFEH, from the coding sequence GTGCCTGATATGAAGCTTTTTGCTGGTAACGCCATCCCGGAACTAGCACAACGTATTGCCAACCGTTTGTACACTAGCCTTGGCGACGCCGCTGTTGGTCGTTTTAGTGATGGCGAAGTCAGCGTGCAAATCAATGAAAATGTACGCGGTGGTGATATTTTCATCATCCAGTCCACCTGTGCACCCACCAATGACAACCTGATGGAACTGGTTGTGATGGTAGATGCTCTGCGTCGCGCTTCTGCGGGACGTATTACCGCTGTTATCCCCTACTTCGGCTATGCCCGTCAGGATCGTCGCGTGCGTTCCGCACGTGTGCCAATTACCGCGAAAGTCGTTGCTGACTTCCTGTCCAGCGTGGGTGTTGACCGTGTTCTGACCGTTGATCTGCATGCTGAGCAGATTCAGGGTTTCTTCGACGTGCCGGTAGATAACGTATTCGGTAGCCCGATCCTGCTGGAAGATATGTTGCAACAGAATCTGGAAAACCCAATCGTGGTTTCTCCTGATATCGGTGGCGTTGTGCGTGCTCGCGCAATCGCTAAACTGTTGAACGATACCGACATGGCGATCATCGACAAGCGCCGTCCACGTGCCAACGTTTCTCAGGTGATGCACATCATCGGTGACGTCGCTGGCCGTGACTGTGTGCTAGTTGACGATATGATCGACACGGGCGGTACGCTGTGCAAAGCGGCGGAAGCGCTGAAAGAACGTGGTGCTAAACGTGTATTCGCTTATGCTACACACCCGATCTTCTCAGGCAATGCTTACGAGAACATCAAGAACTCTGTAATTGATGAAGTGATTGTCTGCGATACCATCCCGCTAGCGGAAAACATTCGTTCACTGCCGAATGTTCGTACGTTGACGCTGTCAGGTATGTTGGCCGAAGCGATTCGTCGTATCAGCAACGAAGAATCTATTTCTGCGATGTTTGAACATTAA
- the ychH gene encoding stress response protein YchH: MKRKNVAALGNVLMGLGMILMIGGIGFSIASQFPKLNVPEYMTYIDLVGIFSGAIFWLVGARISGREEVADRYWWVKHFDKRCRRQRHP; the protein is encoded by the coding sequence ATGAAACGCAAGAATGTGGCAGCATTGGGTAATGTGTTGATGGGGCTTGGTATGATTCTGATGATTGGTGGTATTGGCTTCTCCATCGCTAGTCAGTTTCCTAAGCTGAATGTCCCTGAATATATGACTTACATTGACTTGGTTGGTATCTTTTCTGGCGCAATATTTTGGTTGGTGGGGGCGCGTATTAGCGGGCGTGAAGAAGTCGCAGACCGTTATTGGTGGGTTAAACACTTTGATAAGCGTTGCCGCCGCCAGCGTCACCCATAA